In the Blautia coccoides genome, AATGAACAGGAAAGGCGGAAAACATATGAAGCTTCCAGACAATTCAGACCTGGATCTGAAGGAACAAAAAGACCACGGCACAGCCTCTTTTCCCTGCGGCCTTTACGAGATTTTTGAGGTCACGGACTGGGAAGGGGTAAAACACCACTGGCATGACGAGGTGGAAATCCTGTATTTTATGAAGGGAGAATTCCAACTGGACGTCAATATGGAGACTTACAAAATACAGGAGGAATGTTTCTATTTTATCAACGCAGGAGAGCTGCACTCCATCCATCCCCAATCGGTCTGTCTGGAATCTGCTGTGCTCTTCCATCCCCGCATTTTAAGCTTTGACAACTACGATATTGCCCAAAGCCGCATCCTCCAGCCCCTTTTAAAGAAAAAACTGTTTTTCCCCCTGCGCCTCACTGCAAAAGACGCGGCTTTTTCTGCTGTCAAAAAAGAATACCTGGATATTGTAAACGTATTTTATCAAAACGGTTCCTACCTTTCCAAAGAAGGACAGACCGTGACGGAAGACCTGCCCTCCCAGCTCTTTATCCGGGCCGGCCTTTTAAAGATCCTGGGCATCCTGTCAGGTGAGGGGCTTCTGACCACCCAGGAAAAGACGGATGACTACCGCGTGGAGATCATAAAAAATTCTCTTGCCTACATCCATGAACATTACCAGGAAAAATTCTATATCCGGGACCTGGCACAACAGGCAGGCATGAACGAACAGTATTTCTGCCGTTTTTTCAAAAAAGCCATTGGGAGGACCCCCATCACATACATCAATGAATACCGCATCGGCCATGCCATCACCCTGCTTCAGGATACGGAGCTTCCCGTTATGGATATCTGTCTGGACTGCGGCTTCAACAACCTGGGGAACTTTCTGCGGGAGTTCCGCAAGAAGACAGGTGCCACCCCTTTACAGTACAGAAAATCTTTCCGCAGCAAAAAGTCATAATATCGTAGTTTTTAATCAGATATTCGTAAGACAA is a window encoding:
- a CDS encoding helix-turn-helix domain-containing protein; translated protein: MKLPDNSDLDLKEQKDHGTASFPCGLYEIFEVTDWEGVKHHWHDEVEILYFMKGEFQLDVNMETYKIQEECFYFINAGELHSIHPQSVCLESAVLFHPRILSFDNYDIAQSRILQPLLKKKLFFPLRLTAKDAAFSAVKKEYLDIVNVFYQNGSYLSKEGQTVTEDLPSQLFIRAGLLKILGILSGEGLLTTQEKTDDYRVEIIKNSLAYIHEHYQEKFYIRDLAQQAGMNEQYFCRFFKKAIGRTPITYINEYRIGHAITLLQDTELPVMDICLDCGFNNLGNFLREFRKKTGATPLQYRKSFRSKKS